The proteins below come from a single Panicum hallii strain FIL2 chromosome 7, PHallii_v3.1, whole genome shotgun sequence genomic window:
- the LOC112899745 gene encoding uncharacterized protein LOC112899745 isoform X1, translated as MAMRCAAKHALVTPSLPGALLQGRFSPRTPGAGPCRAASYASSPAAGKHLPPLFSVAPMMDWTDNHYRTLARLISRHAWLYTEMVVAETIVHQKDNLDRFLAFPEDQHPIVLQIGGSNLENLAKATELANAYSYDEINLNCGCPSGKVAGHGCFGARLMFDPEFVGDAMSAIATNCDVPVSVKCRIGVDDRDSYEELCEFVDKVVSKSPTRHFIIHARKALLNGLSPAENRKVPSLKYEYYFALLRDFPQVKFTLNGGITTIDQVSSSIRHGANGVMVGRAAYNNPWNMLGHVDGAIYGKPTRCISRRQILESYQVYGDSIIGQYGPSRPNVRQLVKPLLHLFHSEPGNSLWKRKADSALRYCKTVKSFLEETLDAIPDSILDKPVTREQSIEERYFADVDSLLPPRYTALTNCCYGSAELVTAST; from the exons ATGGCGATGCGGTGCGCCGCGAAGCACGCCCTGGTCACACCATCGCTGCCCGGCGCCTTACTCCAGGGCCGGTTCTCGCCGCGCACCCCCGGGGCGGGGCCGTGCCGAGCGGCGAGCTACGCCTCCTCGCCGGCAGCGGGGAAGCATCTCCCTCCATTGTTCAG CGTCGCACCGATGATGGACTGGACGGACAACCACTACCGGACGCTTGCGCGGCTCATTTCGCGGCACGCGTGGCTCTACACGGAGATGGTCGTCGCCGAGACTATTGTGCACCAGAAGGATAACTTG GATAGGTTTCTAGCATTTCCTGAGGACCAACATCCTATTGTGCTGCAAATCGGTGGAAGTAATCTGGAAAATCTGGCAAAGGCAACTGAACTGGCAAATGCTTATTCATACGATGAGATCAACCTAAA CTGTGGCTGCCCCAGCGGCAAAGTTGCTGGTCATGGTTGCTTTGGTGCTCGACTAATGTTTGATCCAGAG TTTGTAGGGGATGCTATGTCAGCTATTGCAACCAACTGTGATGTCCCTGTAAGCGTTAAGTGCAGAATTGGTGTTGATGATCGTGACTCTTATGAAGAACTAT GTGAGTTTGTAGATAAAGTTGTGTCAAAATCACCAACTAGGCATTTCATCATTCATGCTCGGAAGGCATTGCTTAATGGCCTCAGTCCTGCAGAAAATCGGAAAGTTCCTTCATTGAA ATATGAGTACTATTTTGCTTTGCTACGGGACTTCCCACAAGTAAAGTTTACTCTAAATGGAGGTATAACTACCATTGATCAA GTTAGTTCATCCATAAGACATGGTGCAAATGGAGTTATGGTTGGCCGGGCTGCTTATAATAA TCCATGGAACATGCTAGGGCATGTGGATGGGGCAATCTATGGCAAGCCAACAAGATGCATTTCTCGTCGCCAG ATCCTCGAGAGCTACCAGGTTTATGGTGATTCAATAATTGGACAATATGGCCCCAGCAGGCCAAACGTGAGACAACTTGTCAAG CCTTTGTTACACTTGTTCCACTCAGAACCTGGCAACAGCCTTTGGAAACGCAAAGCTGACTCTGCATTGCGCTATTGCAAG ACAGTCAAATCATTCTTGGAGGAGACTCTTGACGCAATACCGGACTCTATTCTTGACAAGCCAGTAACCAGGGAACAATCTATAGAGGAAAGATATTTTGCTGATGTTGATTCTCTGTTGCCACCAAGGTATACTGCACTGACCAACTGTTGCTACGGAAGTGCAGAACTTGTAACTGCATCCACTTGA
- the LOC112899745 gene encoding uncharacterized protein LOC112899745 isoform X2, translating into MAMRCAAKHALVTPSLPGALLQGRFSPRTPGAGPCRAASYASSPAAGKHLPPLFSVAPMMDWTDNHYRTLARLISRHAWLYTEMVVAETIVHQKDNLDRFLAFPEDQHPIVLQIGGSNLENLAKATELANAYSYDEINLNCGCPSGKVAGHGCFGARLMFDPEFVGDAMSAIATNCDVPVSVKCRIGVDDRDSYEELCEFVDKVVSKSPTRHFIIHARKALLNGLSPAENRKVPSLKYEYYFALLRDFPQVKFTLNGGITTIDQVSSSIRHGANGVMVGRAAYNNPWNMLGHVDGAIYGKPTRCISRRQILESYQVYGDSIIGQYGPSRPNVRQLVKFYLHFSSLPFVLDNG; encoded by the exons ATGGCGATGCGGTGCGCCGCGAAGCACGCCCTGGTCACACCATCGCTGCCCGGCGCCTTACTCCAGGGCCGGTTCTCGCCGCGCACCCCCGGGGCGGGGCCGTGCCGAGCGGCGAGCTACGCCTCCTCGCCGGCAGCGGGGAAGCATCTCCCTCCATTGTTCAG CGTCGCACCGATGATGGACTGGACGGACAACCACTACCGGACGCTTGCGCGGCTCATTTCGCGGCACGCGTGGCTCTACACGGAGATGGTCGTCGCCGAGACTATTGTGCACCAGAAGGATAACTTG GATAGGTTTCTAGCATTTCCTGAGGACCAACATCCTATTGTGCTGCAAATCGGTGGAAGTAATCTGGAAAATCTGGCAAAGGCAACTGAACTGGCAAATGCTTATTCATACGATGAGATCAACCTAAA CTGTGGCTGCCCCAGCGGCAAAGTTGCTGGTCATGGTTGCTTTGGTGCTCGACTAATGTTTGATCCAGAG TTTGTAGGGGATGCTATGTCAGCTATTGCAACCAACTGTGATGTCCCTGTAAGCGTTAAGTGCAGAATTGGTGTTGATGATCGTGACTCTTATGAAGAACTAT GTGAGTTTGTAGATAAAGTTGTGTCAAAATCACCAACTAGGCATTTCATCATTCATGCTCGGAAGGCATTGCTTAATGGCCTCAGTCCTGCAGAAAATCGGAAAGTTCCTTCATTGAA ATATGAGTACTATTTTGCTTTGCTACGGGACTTCCCACAAGTAAAGTTTACTCTAAATGGAGGTATAACTACCATTGATCAA GTTAGTTCATCCATAAGACATGGTGCAAATGGAGTTATGGTTGGCCGGGCTGCTTATAATAA TCCATGGAACATGCTAGGGCATGTGGATGGGGCAATCTATGGCAAGCCAACAAGATGCATTTCTCGTCGCCAG ATCCTCGAGAGCTACCAGGTTTATGGTGATTCAATAATTGGACAATATGGCCCCAGCAGGCCAAACGTGAGACAACTTGTCAAG TTCTACTTACATTTCAGCTCACTTCCTTTTGTCCTTGACAATGGCTAA